A window of the Eubalaena glacialis isolate mEubGla1 chromosome 9, mEubGla1.1.hap2.+ XY, whole genome shotgun sequence genome harbors these coding sequences:
- the LOC133098380 gene encoding transmembrane protein 126A yields METGGGSDRWEESVRLKMENHKPDGTVKNLIEIITRKINQLPEAERNLLENGSTYIGLNAALCGLIANSLFRRILHVTQARVAAGLPMAVIPFLTAHVSYKGFVSLPLNTGDLHCETCTITRGGLVGLVFGGLYPVFLAIPVNGGLAARYNSALLPEKGNILNYWIRISKPVFRKMLFPILLQTGFAAYLGSRQYKLLIKALQLPEPDLEIQ; encoded by the exons ATGGAGACCGGAGGAGGCAGCGACCGCTGGGAGGAGAGCGTAAG GCTCAAGATGGAAAATCACAAACCAGATGGTACTGTCAAGAACTTAATTGAAATCATAACCAGAAAAATTAACCAACTTCCAGAAGCAGAAAGGAATCTGCTTGAAAATGGATCAACATATATTGGACTTAATGCTGCTCTCTGTGGCCTAATAGCAAATAGTCTCTTTCGACGCATCCTACATGTGACACAGGCTCGTGTAGCTGCTGGCTTACCAATGGCAGTGATCCCATTTTTGACGGCACACGTATCTTACAAAGGTTTTGTAAGTTTACCTTTGAATACAGGTGATTTACATTGTGAAACCTGTACCATAACACGAGGTGGACTGGTTGGTCTTGTTTTTGGTGGCCTGTACCCTGTTTTCTTGGCTATCCCTGTGAATGGTGGCCTAGCAGCCAGGTATAACTCAGCCCTGCTACCCGAGAAAGGAAACATCTTAAATTACTGGATTAGGATTTCTAAGCCTGTCTTTAGAAAGATGTTATTTCCCATTTTGCTCCAGACTGGGTTTGCAGCATACCTTGGGTCTAGACAATATAAACTACTTATAAAGGCTCTTCAGTTACCTGAACCTGACCTAGAAATTCAGTGA